DNA from Nitrospirota bacterium:
CAGTGTCCAGGGAACAAGCGTCTCCTATATTGTAAGTCTGCAAAGCATCGGTGCCGAAGCATTTTCAGAACCGGTAGGGTTATCTATCTCTAATCTGCCGGCAGGGATGACAGCCGTCTTTTCTCCAACGTCTATTTCAATCAGTCAGCCGTCTGTGCTGACCTTAACGTCATCGGCCAGTATCCCGGCGGGCACCTTGACGCTCCTTGTGCAAGGAACCGCTATCGTGGACGGAAATATCCTGAGCCACACCGCTTCGCTGAGTCTGACCACCCTTGCGTCAGGAGGCACTTCTTTGTCTGGACAGATTCTAGCCACCCGGGACGGCAGGCCGCTAGGAAACGTCAGACTGCGCCTTGGAACCTCGACTTACTATACAGACCCAGCCGGAAACTTCCTGATTCAAAATCCTCCGATCGGCACTCAGGTGATGTTGATTGATGGGGATACGGCTAACACCGCGACCTCTGCTTATCCTTCAGCGCTGCCGGTTGAATTTACCGTGACTTCAGGCCAGGCCAACACCTTACCGTATCCAATCTACCTTCATGAAATCAGCCAAAACTTTATTCCGATTAATCCGGCAGTCGATACCATTGTTACGGACGTAAATGTGCCTGATTTTCAAATGAGGATCCCGGCGGGGGTCAATATCATTGGCTGGGATGGACAGGTCAACACGAAAGTCTCAGTGACCCCCGTGCCGATTGACCGGTTACCGATTAAACTGATCCCTGCCGGTATTTACACCCGAACGGTCTATATGTTCTCGTTTGGAAAGCCGGGAGGCGGTCTACCCAGCCAACCGATTCCCGTGACCTATCCCAACGATTTGCACGGAAACCCCGGAGACCGGATGAATCTCTGGTACTATGACGAATCGGCCAACCCCGATCCCAATTCCCATCAATGGAAAATTTACGGACAGGGCACTGTGACACCCGATGGAAGGCAGATTGTTCCCGATCCTGGCGTCGGCATGCCCAAATTCTGCTGTGGCGCAACGTTTGTTTCTACCTTAGGCAGCGCCTCCAACGTCGGCCCTAATCCCAGTCCACAGGATGGAAAACAACCCAAGGGGGATCCGGTTGATCCATCCACCGGAAATTTTACGTTAACTCATACGGATCTTTCGCTTCTAGGTCCGATTCCAATTCTCGCCACCCGGATTCAGCGGAGCCTTGGCGGCCTCTATTATTATGGGACGTTTGGAATTAACTCGAGCTTCTCGTATGATCTCTTTATGGTGGTTCAGAGTCAGTCTCTTTTGTTGACGTATCCTGATGGAGAGCAATATCGCTTTGCCTTACAGACCGATGGGACTTATATCAATGGGAATTATCCCTTCTTACGAGGTGCAGTAGCGAGAATTAACTCAGATGGCACCCGATCCGTCCGGTTTAAAGATGGAACAACCTATACGTTTGGCGGCTCATACGGCCATCTCATTGAAATACAGGAAAGAAATCATAACGTGGTCAGCATTCATTTAAATACCTACGGATACGCAGATCAGATCACAGATAACCTGGGCCACTATCTTCTCATTCAGTATAATACTGGGATCTCATGTTTTTGCATTGATTTAAACGGCAATCCTGTGAACTTTATTTCGTCGATTGCTGATCATAGCGGCAGGGTTGTCAACTATACATACGCTGCCAACCGCTTAACTACCGTCACAGATCCCAATGGAGGAACGACACAATTTACTTACGATAGCGGTTCACGAATTTCCACCATAACCGACGCAAGAGGGATTACCTATCTCACCAATGTGTATGATGGGAATGACCGGGTCATTCGCCAGACCCAGGCCGATGGAGGGATTTTTCAGTTTTCTTATGATCTTACCGGAAGCGTAGTGGTTCAAACCCACGTCACCGATCCGGATGGAAACACATCGGTTTATCGGTTTAACAACATGCAGTATGTTTCGCAAAGTACAGATCCTCTAGGACAATCCACGCAAATAAACCGTGCGTTTGGGACCAATCTTCTGTCGTCCACAACAGATCCATTAGGAAGTGTCACAAGCTATACTTATGATTCAAACGGGAATATCGGGTCCTTGACCGATGCCCTGGGCAATGTGACGCAATACAGTTACGAACCGGTCTTTAATAAGCCGACTCAAATCACGGATGCTCTTGGTCAAGTTCGGACAATGGGGTATGATTCGAATGGAAATATGACCTCTGTAACCGATTCGATGGGGAATACCACCACAATGACCTATAATTCCTTCGGCAAGCTGTTGACTGTGACGGATGCGTTAGGCCAGGTGACGACCTATGGCTACGACGCAGATCTTAATCTCACGTCCATTACGGATCCTCTAGGAAACAAGACTCAGCGGTTCTATGACCCCCTCTCCCGGCTGACGACTATCATTGATCCCAGAGGAATGGGCACAGGGTTTGCGTATGATCCTTTAAACCGAGTTACCCAGATCATTGATTCAGCGGCTGGCAAGACCCAGTTTACCTACGATCCGAACGGGAATCTTTTAACGGTAACCGATGCCAAGAACCAGACGACCACGTACACCTATGATAATATGGATCGGTTGGCTACCCGAACGGATCCACTGCTGAGGTCAGAGAGTTATCTTTACGATGGAAATGGGAACTTGACGAAATTTACCGATCGAAAAGGGCAGATAACCACCTTTGGTTATGACAGCCGGAACCGGCGAAATCAATCGTCTTATGCGGATGGGTCCGTTACTAATTTTTCGTATGATTCCGTGGGAAACATTCAATCCATCACCGATACCGTGTCAAACACCCTTACTTTTGGTTACGACACACTAAACCGGTTAATTCAGGAAACAACGTCAATGGGAGGATCGATTTCTTATTTTTACGATGTTTTAGGAAGAAGAATGTCGATGACCGTCGATGGGCAGTCACCTGTAGGATATAGCTACGATTCGAATAGCCGACTAGTTTCGGTCGCGCAAGGAACTCAAACGGTGTCGATGGCTTATGATGTGCTTGGCCGAAGAACGGGTCTTGCGTATCCTAACGGAACAAATACCACTTACAATTATGATCCAGCCAGCCGGTTAACTAATATTTTGCATCAAGCAGGGGCCACGACAATAGAAAACTTAACATATAATTATGATCCAGCCGGGAATCGCGTCTCATTTGGGAGAAATGGCACACAGGCCCCTTTACCTGCGCCAGTTCAGGCAGCTTACGATGCGGCCAACGAGCAGATTCAGTTCAACTCTGGCACAGCTAATCTTTCTTATGATTCAAATGGAAATTTGATTTCCCAATCCGATGCCAATGGAACCACTAACTACACTTGGGATTCCAGGAACCGGCTCATTGGCGTTAATGGGCCAAGTGCCTCCGCAAGCTTTGTTTATGATGCATTAGGAAGAAGAATCAGTAAAATAATAAATGGAGTCCGTAAGGATTACCAATATGACGGAAATGACATTATCGCAGAAGTCGGTGGCGGCGCGGTGAGTGCAAATTATTTAAGATCGTTGAAAGTTGATGAACCGTTTATCAGGCAGTCATCGGGCAATGAGTTTTATCATGCCGATGCGTTGGGAAGTATCATGGCGTTAACGGATGCCTCGGGAGTAATTTCTACATCTTACGCTTACGAGCCGTTTGGGAAAACAACCCCTACTGGGGCCTCATCAAACCCCTTTCAATTTACCGGCAGAGAAAATGACGGCACCGGACTTTACTACTACCGTGCTCGTTATTACAGCCCCTCACTCCAAAGATTCATCTCCGAAGATCCGATAGGATTCAGAGGCGGAATTAATAAATATTCTTACGTTCTGAATAACCCTCTGAGATTTTACGATCCTTTCGGATTAGATAAAAAGCCTCCGGTCTATGTTCAAGTCTGTGATTTATCCGGTTGTGGCCCTCCATTGCCGGTACAAGATCCAAATCTAATCCAATTGCCCACGAATAACCCTAACGAATTAACATTTGGCGCCAGCGTGTGTACGGGTCCAATTTGTACCGATCAAACAGGCCAAGCTTATAGTGTAGAAAATGGAGAACAGTTCGGAGCATCTTTAGATATACGCTATGGTCCCCCTGCGGAAGGACCATTAACTGAGCAAGGTTTTCCTGTGAGAGATGAGATCTTGTTGGGAGGTGGTTATGACAGTGGAGGAGGTATTAATCTCCATATTGGTCCGGGACTTGGAACTCCATTTCCTAGGACAGTGCCAATTACACATTAACCATAGTATGACATTCATAATACTCTAACTTAAACTGATAACAAGAATACAGTCCACTCAAGGTAATAGAGGTTTGATCAGTTGAACAAAAGAATCAATTTTTTTCTGGGTGTGGCAACTTTTTGGGTGTTTTTTGGTTTTATTTTTGTGATTCTATTCGCGTTTATAGAACCAGATGTTTTTTCTAATTATTTTAGGAATTCTCAATTATTTGTCTTATTTTTTATATTTCCCTCAACTATTTTGTATATTTGGTTGACCATTTTTTATCTAAAAGAGGCTATTAATAATTATTGTCGGAATCCTTTTTTGAAAACGGCCTTGATAATGGTAATTGGTTATTTGAATGTGCTCACGTTTCCATTTTGTTTTTTTAAATTTATTTTGAAAAAATCTTTTTTCACTATTCAAAATCCAATTTCTATTGAGAATAAAATTATTAAAAATAAGTTATTTCAATACAAAACGGTTATAGGATTCTTGACATTCTTCAACCTAATACTTCCTTTTCTTTTCCAATTTGACCTTTTCAAACATTCCAGGTCTGTTCATATGAGTTTTCTCTTTGAACTGATATTTAATTTAATTCTTGTATATTTTTATCTTTATCATCTTATTGAAAACAACGATGTTCCAAAAAAGCTTAACTGGGCTATTGGTACTATGGTTCTTGGGTATGTGTTAATGCCTATTTATTATTTTAAACATATTATAACAACAAAGTAGGACAGGAAGTACGGCGGCGAGTGGAAAAGCCACTACGATTTCTTATACTTATCAATATACCGGAAGAGAACAGGATGGCACTGGGCTGTACTATAACAGAGCCCGATATTATGGTCCGTTGGAGTCAAGGTTTTTGAGTGAAGACCCGATTCTAGCACCTTTTACACCCCTTTCAGTGGGTATGTGTAGAAAAACAAATTTTACGATTTGGACCCTAACCAGAGGTGTTTCAGGAATTAATGTTCAAATGGCTCAAATGTTAAATCAATATGTTTACACGAAGAATAATCCTGTAAAGTTTAGCGATTCGAGCGGTATGATTTCCGATTCACGGCCTTGTGGAGCACAAATTGATAAGTGTGTTGATGAAACCAGAAATACTCCGGCAGGACAATGTACAGGTACTCAATATAGACTTTACTGGGGTGGTGAAAGTGGGGTTTCTCATTGCAAACAGGGAATATTTACTGAGAAGTGTCTTATTTTGGATTTGAACGAAGCTATAGCAAATTGTAGGGAATATGGTCCTCTTCCTGATTCCTGCACGAAAGGAATGTTGGACTGTATATATACTGATCCGAAAATTCGATAAAGGACATAGCAAGAATTGAAATCATTTCGTAAGAAATTGTCTGACATAATCATTTATGTTTTTCTTCTGAATGTAGTTTTTATTTCTTATGCTTCAAATAGAGTTAAAACCGATATTGAGAAATGGGAATTAATTGGAAACATTCGAAGCGTTGAAATTAGAGAAGGACTTAATATGGTCTCGCAGATTTTCTTCAACAAAGATGGAAAACTAATTGATCAAGAACTTTCAATAAAAACACCTAATGAACAGACATGGATAAAAACTCATACAAAATATACTTATAATTCTTCAGGAAAGTTGTCAGCAAAATTTTCTTACATTGATAATGGTCTGATGGACAAAAAAACACTTTATTCCTACAGTAAAAATGGAAAGGAAACAGAAGAAACAACGTATGATTCGAAGGAAGTTTTTTTATTCAAATATGTTTATATATTTAATCCCCAAGGAGATGAAATTGAGGGGAAATTTTACAAAAAATCCGATGCTGAAGAGCGTAAGTGGGTTAAATCATATGATGGTAAGGGAAATTTGACTTCTTTAATTTGGTTTAAAACAGATGGAAGCATTGATTATAAGGTTTTGTACGAATACGATGAAAATAATTATCAAAGTAAGAACTTAATTTACAAGGCCGATGGCTCTCTTGATGAAAGAAGAGAATATAAGCATGATGGCAAGGGTAATGTCATTGAAGAGATCACCTATAAGTCCGACAATTCAATCCAAGAAAAGAAGGTCTATAAGTACATGTTTGACTCAATTGGAAACTGGACCAATAAAATAACGTCAATATTTTCTAATCATTCCGGAAAACTTTCCCCTGATTCCTCTTCGACAACATTTCGGACTATTACTTATTATTAAATCTTAAATAGAATTAGAATCTCCAACTTTATCTTTGAAGGACTATATTAAGGTAACTTTAGAGAAAATATACAAAGCATTAAGTCGTTGTGCTATCGAACTAGATAAATGTGCCGACCTCATTCGTGATAGCCAATTAGAACCAGTGCGGGAGCACATACATCGAATTGGGAGTGCATTAGAAAATATAAATGAAATTCGAATGGAAATAATTAAACTGGAACCACTCCTGTTACTAATTATAACAGAATTTACGGAAACCTAATTATTGAAGTTGAAAATTTATGTAAAATCAACAATCCTCGTCAAGCAATCCAACAGCTAAAGGATTTTATTAAAATTCGACCAGGAAAAAATTTTGAGAAAATGGCGAGAAAAGAACTTGCTTTAATTAAATCACGATTTGGAATCTGAGAAAATGACGGCACCGGGCTTTGTCTATGATCCTTATAAACCGGGTAACACAAATTATCGATGCGGCAGCGGGGACGACCCAGTTTACCTATGATCCCAACAGAAATCTTTTGTTGGTAACTGATGCCAAAAATCAAACCACGATATATACCTATGACAAGAGGAAGAGGCAGTGGAAATGTTTAAAAAACTTTCAAAACTATTCGAATGGAAAATTATAGCGCAGTTGTTTGTTAACAATTTTTTTAACTTTATGGTATACGATTTTATGGCTGGAATCGTTATAGGTTTTATTATGGTAATTTTTCTATCTCCGTTCATCTGGGGATTATCTCGATTTTTTTCGTTAATGGGTGCGATGGGCGAGCGGTGGAATCATCAAGGTACCATGGCAGTTTGTTTATTCATTGCGTGTGTTGTTGTTTTGTTTTTTGTTTCTGAAAAAAATTCCCGCAAAAATATTCTTAATCATATTTGTATAATTTTTTTCAAAACTTGCTGTAAGAAGCTGGTCTCTGTTATACGATTAGGATTTATTTTATTTGGATCTGCGTTGAGCATGTTATGTTATTTTGCAACGAGTCCCCTTCATGTTGTACTAATTTTCTTAAATTCAATCCAATTTTTATTTATCCTTATTGCGATTTGGACGATGACCTATTTTTTAAATTATTTTGTGATGGATCGAGAGAGGATACTCTAAGATCTATTGTGATAATCGGACCCCCAATCCTTAGACTTTTAGATGCAATTCGGAGAGCGTTTCAATGTGGGCTGTCTGCGGAAACAAAGGGGGCGATGCGGTCGATTTTAATACGGTGTCAGATGCCTCTCTTCTGACAGAACAGTTTTTAATCTGATTGAATTGAAGGTTGTGCTTGAATAAGGAGATGAAGAAATGTCGCAAAAAGGGGAGCTTTACTTAATTGGTTTTGGGCCCGGGAGTCATGACCATCTGACCTTTAGAGCCAAGAAGGCGATTGAACAGGCCAACGTTGTTGTAGGCTACCGAACGTACATTGAGCTGGTCGCTGACCTTTTAGAAGGTAAAGAAATCATTTCTACCGGAATGACAGAAGAGATTGACCGCGCGAGGTCGGCGGTGGAACGGGCTCAAAAAGGGGACAGGGTGGCTCTGGTTTCCAGCGGCGATGTCGGAATTTACGGTATGGCGGGTCTTGTTTTTGAAATCTTGAGCGACATGAAATGGACCCCTGAAGGTTCTGATTTTTCGGTGGAAGTTATTCCGGGGATTACGGCGTTGTCCGCCGTTTCTTCCCTTGTCGGGGCCAGTTTGACGCATGATTTTGTCGCGGTTAGTTTAAGCGATCTTTTAACCCCCTGGCCGGTGATTGAGAAAAGGTTGCATGCGGCGGGACAGGGAGATTTCGTTGTGGCGCTTTATAATCCGCAAAGTAAACGGCGGAACTGGCAGCTCCAAAAGGCTCAGGATGTGTTATTGACCTATAAAAAACCCGACACGCCTGTTGCCGTCGTAAAGAGCGCCTATCGGGAAGGACAGAGGGTGGTTTTGACGACGCTTGATCAGATGGCGCAGGCTGAAGTGGGGATGTTGACGACGATCCTCATTGGAAATGATTCGACCTTCCGTTATCTTGATTTTTTAATTACGCCAAGAGGGTATTCAGGGAAATACGATCTTGATTCGGGAGAAATTTTGCATAAAGGAATTGACAGGCCGGGCCTATCGTTAAACAGGCCTCCTGATTTTAATGTTTTAAAACAACAAAACTAACGGTTTGTTTAACATCCCAGGCATGTAACCTTCTCTGCTTCGGCTCCGAAGTTTACCACCTATTTTTACGGACATTAAGGAAGGGTGACCAAACTTCGAAGAAGTCGCTGTGAAGGTCACATGCCTGTGACGTCCGTTGAACAGCGAGTGGATTTAAATTACAAAGATGAAAAAAACAATGGGTACAGATAAAATATATATCGTGGGAGCGGGGCCCGGTGATCCTGATTTATTGACTGTAAAAGGGATGCGTCTCCTTCAGGAAGCCGATGTGATTATTCACGCGGGCTCTTTGGTGAATCCGATTCTCCTTAAATTTGCCCGGCCTGATGCGGTTCTCTATGATAGCGCCGGAATGGTTCTGGAAGAAATCGTTCAAGTCATGCTCGACTCGGTTCGCGCGGGAAAAAAAACAGTTCGTCTGGCAAGCGGCGACCCCTGTATTTTCGGAGCGGTTGGCGAAATGACCGAGCCGATCATTCAAGCGGGTTTAGCGTATGAAATCGTTCCGGGTGTCAGTTCGTTTTTGGCCGGCGCCGCGGCGCTGAAACGGGAGTTGACGGTACCGGAAGTGGCGCAGACGGTTATTTTAACCCGCTGTGAAGGGAGGACTCCGATGCCGGAGTTGGAACGACTCAAAGAACTCGGTCGTCATCGGACCACGCTGATTATTTTTTTAAGCGTTCACCTGGCAAGCAAAGTTCAAGCCGACCTGTTGACCGCTTATCCCCCGGAGACCCCTGTTGCCATTGTTTATCGGGCCAGTTGGGCCGATGAAAAAATGATAAGAGGAACTCTCGAAAACCTACAAAACCTTGTCAAAGAAAATAAAATTACCAAGACCGCTTTAATTTATATCGGCAACTTTCTGGAATCTGAAGGAACCCGGTCTAAACTTTATGATGCTTCATTCACACATGGGTACAGGAAAGCTTCTCAATGAAAAGTTTCCAAGTTATGTTCAGTCTTCTTTAGTT
Protein-coding regions in this window:
- a CDS encoding IPT/TIG domain-containing protein, whose translation is MAQKRKIVHITFLIGLLTISVIFTISKLFSATPSLTIVSVGNEPRGGAYNPSTGKGVESNHNSNTITIINATNFTVTNVTVGSHPYGVAINNSTNKAYIANEQSDTVSVITLSNNTVSATISVGNNPRGIAVNATTDVGVVANSKADTISILNLANNSVTATVAVGTDPEGVVINPSNNSAYVTNYGSNTVSVINLVNNTVSATIPVGTGPLGIDINTTISRIMVANHFSNTVSVINPSTNAVSATINVGLAPFGVAINSSTGLAYVSNEYSDSVSVINMSTNAITATYAAGQNPEGIAVVPSLSLLFVVNDKGNQVYIINLANPPTTSPSPTGTDPEGVVVDPSTNTAITTNSKSNNLSVINLTTSTLITTIPVGKGPQDVALNPNTNKLVTANSRDNTATIIDYPTRTVLATVSVGNRPKSVAIDPGLNLAAVANELDGTLSLINLGSYSVTATISTGSHPTDIAINPTTHIAVVANKKTDLVTIINLQTQTTVTTLAVGKDPVSVSINPNTNSAVVANQKSNSVSIINLNTNTVTTTISGIVNPIGSDINPSTNIAVIISHEATTLTLIDLSTNTKSSTLSGAGPDPEDVAINPNTNIAVVTNETGLGVSLIQLPNSVPVLTTLSPNSTTAGGPGFTLTLNGSKFVTTSTLTFSNLTITPQFISTTQLSATIPASALTTAGSATVKVTNPAPGGGTSNSLIFTIIQALPSIGSITPSSATAGSSSFQMIITGSNFATTSTINFSGTTLTAVFVSTSQLNVTIPASSIVAAGIYPVKVVNPGGLNSNSVNFTVNNPGPTITGFTPTSGTVGTVVTITGSNFATVVSNDKVYFNGTPAIITSGNATQITTSVPLGTTTGPIFLTTPLGSTTSATSFTIQPRKDYQMIVNPGSASSVQGTSVSYIVSLQSIGAEAFSEPVGLSISNLPAGMTAVFSPTSISISQPSVLTLTSSASIPAGTLTLLVQGTAIVDGNILSHTASLSLTTLASGGTSLSGQILATRDGRPLGNVRLRLGTSTYYTDPAGNFLIQNPPIGTQVMLIDGDTANTATSAYPSALPVEFTVTSGQANTLPYPIYLHEISQNFIPINPAVDTIVTDVNVPDFQMRIPAGVNIIGWDGQVNTKVSVTPVPIDRLPIKLIPAGIYTRTVYMFSFGKPGGGLPSQPIPVTYPNDLHGNPGDRMNLWYYDESANPDPNSHQWKIYGQGTVTPDGRQIVPDPGVGMPKFCCGATFVSTLGSASNVGPNPSPQDGKQPKGDPVDPSTGNFTLTHTDLSLLGPIPILATRIQRSLGGLYYYGTFGINSSFSYDLFMVVQSQSLLLTYPDGEQYRFALQTDGTYINGNYPFLRGAVARINSDGTRSVRFKDGTTYTFGGSYGHLIEIQERNHNVVSIHLNTYGYADQITDNLGHYLLIQYNTGISCFCIDLNGNPVNFISSIADHSGRVVNYTYAANRLTTVTDPNGGTTQFTYDSGSRISTITDARGITYLTNVYDGNDRVIRQTQADGGIFQFSYDLTGSVVVQTHVTDPDGNTSVYRFNNMQYVSQSTDPLGQSTQINRAFGTNLLSSTTDPLGSVTSYTYDSNGNIGSLTDALGNVTQYSYEPVFNKPTQITDALGQVRTMGYDSNGNMTSVTDSMGNTTTMTYNSFGKLLTVTDALGQVTTYGYDADLNLTSITDPLGNKTQRFYDPLSRLTTIIDPRGMGTGFAYDPLNRVTQIIDSAAGKTQFTYDPNGNLLTVTDAKNQTTTYTYDNMDRLATRTDPLLRSESYLYDGNGNLTKFTDRKGQITTFGYDSRNRRNQSSYADGSVTNFSYDSVGNIQSITDTVSNTLTFGYDTLNRLIQETTSMGGSISYFYDVLGRRMSMTVDGQSPVGYSYDSNSRLVSVAQGTQTVSMAYDVLGRRTGLAYPNGTNTTYNYDPASRLTNILHQAGATTIENLTYNYDPAGNRVSFGRNGTQAPLPAPVQAAYDAANEQIQFNSGTANLSYDSNGNLISQSDANGTTNYTWDSRNRLIGVNGPSASASFVYDALGRRISKIINGVRKDYQYDGNDIIAEVGGGAVSANYLRSLKVDEPFIRQSSGNEFYHADALGSIMALTDASGVISTSYAYEPFGKTTPTGASSNPFQFTGRENDGTGLYYYRARYYSPSLQRFISEDPIGFRGGINKYSYVLNNPLRFYDPFGLDKKPPVYVQVCDLSGCGPPLPVQDPNLIQLPTNNPNELTFGASVCTGPICTDQTGQAYSVENGEQFGASLDIRYGPPAEGPLTEQGFPVRDEILLGGGYDSGGGINLHIGPGLGTPFPRTVPITH
- the cobJ gene encoding precorrin-3B C(17)-methyltransferase; the encoded protein is MSQKGELYLIGFGPGSHDHLTFRAKKAIEQANVVVGYRTYIELVADLLEGKEIISTGMTEEIDRARSAVERAQKGDRVALVSSGDVGIYGMAGLVFEILSDMKWTPEGSDFSVEVIPGITALSAVSSLVGASLTHDFVAVSLSDLLTPWPVIEKRLHAAGQGDFVVALYNPQSKRRNWQLQKAQDVLLTYKKPDTPVAVVKSAYREGQRVVLTTLDQMAQAEVGMLTTILIGNDSTFRYLDFLITPRGYSGKYDLDSGEILHKGIDRPGLSLNRPPDFNVLKQQN
- the cobM gene encoding precorrin-4 C(11)-methyltransferase, which codes for MKKTMGTDKIYIVGAGPGDPDLLTVKGMRLLQEADVIIHAGSLVNPILLKFARPDAVLYDSAGMVLEEIVQVMLDSVRAGKKTVRLASGDPCIFGAVGEMTEPIIQAGLAYEIVPGVSSFLAGAAALKRELTVPEVAQTVILTRCEGRTPMPELERLKELGRHRTTLIIFLSVHLASKVQADLLTAYPPETPVAIVYRASWADEKMIRGTLENLQNLVKENKITKTALIYIGNFLESEGTRSKLYDASFTHGYRKASQ